Proteins from a genomic interval of Quercus lobata isolate SW786 chromosome 11, ValleyOak3.0 Primary Assembly, whole genome shotgun sequence:
- the LOC115969589 gene encoding tRNA-splicing endonuclease subunit Sen54-like isoform X2: MGMAEVVENKGKLWRTMGVVRSGKIYYSIEETLFLMEIGALLLLDDNGTSLSLNDIYAKVSGGSWELFEVYRHLKSLGYIVGRHGIAWSIKGAKSNCQSVSLQCSPQSSEVVNLESEDESSIVGSFNNMHINEARPVFDVYLPDSKFRKSSPGDPSFVICLTRGDLPSIADIEVLERQCGAIPLRFCHVEYGRVSFFSFNEEELPILP, encoded by the exons ATGGGAATGGCTGAGGTTGTAGAAAACAAGGGTAAACTGTGGAGGACGATGGGAGTAGTTCGTAGTGGCAAGATTTATTACTCAATTGAGGAAACTTT GTTTTTGATGGAAATAGGCGCATTGCTTCTCTTGGATGACAATGGTACAAGTCTTTCATTAAATGATATATATGCAAAGGTTAGTGGAGGTTCTTGGGAGCTATTTGAGGTTTATAGGCACTTGAAATCTCTTGGTTACATTGTTGGGCGGCATGGCATTGCTTGGTCTATTAAGGGTGCTAAGAGTAACTGTCAATCTGTTTCTCTTCAATGCTCTCCACAAAGCAGTGAAGTGGTAAACTTAGAATCAGAAGATGAGAGTTCCATTGTTGGATCATTTAATAATATGCATATTAATGAAGCAAGGCCAGTTTTTGATGTCTATCTCCCAGATAGCAAGTTTAGAAAATCTTCTCCGGGCGATCCAAGCTTTGTGATCTGCTTAACTAG GGGTGATCTACCATCCATAGCAGATATTGAAGTCCTTGAGAGGCAATGTGGGGCCATTCCTTTGCGGTTTTGTCATGTAGAGTATGGGCGAGTcagtttcttttcctttaatgAAGAGGAGCTTCCTATCCTGCCCTGA
- the LOC115969589 gene encoding tRNA-splicing endonuclease subunit Sen54-like isoform X1, with product MEAVDWENSSGVSSDTEEYLQDTKYEDDEELHFTSGFISKLQFRKDKSRAHWINEMGMAEVVENKGKLWRTMGVVRSGKIYYSIEETLFLMEIGALLLLDDNGTSLSLNDIYAKVSGGSWELFEVYRHLKSLGYIVGRHGIAWSIKGAKSNCQSVSLQCSPQSSEVVNLESEDESSIVGSFNNMHINEARPVFDVYLPDSKFRKSSPGDPSFVICLTRGDLPSIADIEVLERQCGAIPLRFCHVEYGRVSFFSFNEEELPILP from the exons ATGGAGGCTGTGGATTGGGAAAATTCTTCAGGAGTATCAAGTGATACTGAGGAATATTTGCAAGATACAAAATATGAGGATGATGAGGAACTCCATTTTACATCTGGGTTTATATCCAAGTTGCAGTTTAG GAAAGATAAATCCAGGGCTCATTGGATTAACGAAATGGGAATGGCTGAGGTTGTAGAAAACAAGGGTAAACTGTGGAGGACGATGGGAGTAGTTCGTAGTGGCAAGATTTATTACTCAATTGAGGAAACTTT GTTTTTGATGGAAATAGGCGCATTGCTTCTCTTGGATGACAATGGTACAAGTCTTTCATTAAATGATATATATGCAAAGGTTAGTGGAGGTTCTTGGGAGCTATTTGAGGTTTATAGGCACTTGAAATCTCTTGGTTACATTGTTGGGCGGCATGGCATTGCTTGGTCTATTAAGGGTGCTAAGAGTAACTGTCAATCTGTTTCTCTTCAATGCTCTCCACAAAGCAGTGAAGTGGTAAACTTAGAATCAGAAGATGAGAGTTCCATTGTTGGATCATTTAATAATATGCATATTAATGAAGCAAGGCCAGTTTTTGATGTCTATCTCCCAGATAGCAAGTTTAGAAAATCTTCTCCGGGCGATCCAAGCTTTGTGATCTGCTTAACTAG GGGTGATCTACCATCCATAGCAGATATTGAAGTCCTTGAGAGGCAATGTGGGGCCATTCCTTTGCGGTTTTGTCATGTAGAGTATGGGCGAGTcagtttcttttcctttaatgAAGAGGAGCTTCCTATCCTGCCCTGA